Proteins found in one Zea mays cultivar B73 chromosome 1, Zm-B73-REFERENCE-NAM-5.0, whole genome shotgun sequence genomic segment:
- the LOC103643848 gene encoding zinc finger CCCH domain-containing protein 24, with protein sequence MNGMPISASSAASVDSGAVAAGTPMKNATAADALAEMARHLTVDTEDTFAGLLELAADDDAEGLRLALERAPPAAADEAGLWYGRRKVLEHRTPLMVAATYGSLAALRLLVSISYVDVNRRSGTDGTTALHCAASGGSRTAVESVKLLLGAGADANTMDDAGRRPADVISVPPKMFDAKFALQDLLGFPKSEHGMLRVVTRSTNSISSPVSSPTAEDARSPSASVMMMTKFADLPRVATSEKKEYPVDPSLPDIKNSIYASDEFRMYSFKIRPCSRAYSHDWTECPFVHPGENARRRDPRKYHYSCVPCPDFRKGVCRRGDMCEYAHGVFECWLHPAQYRTRLCKDGTSCNRRVCFFAHTTDELRPLYVSTGSAVPSPRASATAAMEMAAAMGLMPGSPSSVSAVMSPFTPPMSPSGNGMPPSLGWQQPNVPTLHLPGSSLQSSRLRTSLSARDMPADDYSMMRDLDSQLMNDLCYSRLSSSTGNHSARTKSLNPSNLDDLFSAEMLSSPRYSNADQGAMFSPSHKAAILNQFQQQQQALLSPINTGVYSPKGVDNQQLPSHSSLLQASLGMPSPGRMSPRCVESGSPMSSHLAAALVQREKQQQTMRSLSSRDLGPSAARASALGSPLSSSWSKWGSPSGTPDWGINGEELGKLRRSSSFELRSGGDDPDLSWVHTLVKESPPEKQVTTAESISSVGPSPLMPPGMNNGDGSGLSTQLDGHDQAAVIGALLEQMQLDQQIGSLAT encoded by the coding sequence ATGAACGGCATGCCGATCTCTGCGTCCTCTGCGGCAAGCGTCGACAgtggcgcggtggcggccggcACGCCCATGAAGAATGCAACGGCGGCGGACGCTCTCGCCGAGATGGCGAGACATCTTACCGTCGACACGGAAGACACCTTCGCGGGCCTGCTGGAGCTCGCCGCTGACGACGACGCAGAGGGGCTGCGCCTCGCGCTGGAGCGCGCGCCACCTGCCGCCGCGGACGAGGCTGGCCTCTGGTACGGCCGCCGGAAGGTCCTGGAGCACCGCACCCCGCTGATGGTCGCTGCCACCTATGGGAGCCTTGCCGCGCTCCGCCTGCTAGTGTCCATCTCGTATGTGGACGTCAACCGCCGCTCGGGCACGGACGGCACCACTGCCCTCCACTGCGCCGCCTCTGGTGGCTCACGGACGGCTGTTGAGTCGGTCAAGCTGCTTCTGGGAGCCGGGGCAGACGCTAACACCATGGATGACGCCGGGCGTCGTCCGGCTGATGTGATCTCTGTGCCACCGAAGATGTTTGATGCCAAGTTCGCCCTTCAAGATCTTCTTGGATTCCCCAAGTCTGAGCATGGCATGCTCCGGGTGGTGACAAGGTCCACCAACTCGATCTCATCGCCTGTTTCATCCCCCACTGCAGAGGATGCACGGTCACCGTCTGCTTCTGTGATGATGATGACAAAGTTCGCTGACTTGCCTAGGGTTGCGACATCGGAGAAGAAGGAATATCCAGTGGATCCATCCCTTCCAGACATCAAGAACAGCATATATGCTTCCGATGAGTTCCGCATGTACTCGTTCAAGATCCGCCCTTGCTCACGGGCATACTCGCATGACTGGACTGAGTGCCCATTTGTCCACCCAGGAGAGAATGCTCGGCGCCGAGACCCCCGCAAGTACCACTACAGTTGTGTGCCATGCCCAGATTTCAGGAAGGGCGTATGCCGGCGCGGAGACATGTGTGAATATGCTCATGGAGTGTTTGAGTGCTGGCTCCATCCAGCACAGTACCGGACGCGCCTATGCAAGGACGGCACAAGTTGCAATCGTCGCGTCTGTTTCTTTGCCCACACAACTGATGAACTCCGTCCATTGTATGTCTCGACTGGATCAGCGGTGCCATCTCCAAGAGCTTCAGCAACAGCTGCTATGGAGATGGCTGCAGCAATGGGCTTGATGCCCGGTTCCCCATCATCGGTTTCCGCGGTAATGTCCCCGTTTACCCCACCAATGTCCCCTTCGGGCAATGGGATGCCCCCTTCATTGGGCTGGCAGCAGCCAAATGTTCCAACTTTACatcttcctggcagcagccttcAGTCAAGCAGGCTCCGAACATCACTTAGTGCAAGGGATATGCCTGCTGATGACTACTCCATGATGCGGGATCTTGATTCCCAACTTATGAATGATCTTTGCTATTCCCGTCTCAGTTCATCCACAGGGAACCACTCTGCTAGAACCAAGTCCCTGAATCCATCAAACCTGGATGACCTCTTCTCTGCTGAAATGTTATCATCCCCAAGGTATAGTAATGCTGACCAGGGTGCAATGTTTTCACCTTCTCACAAGGCTGCTATCCTGAATCAgttccagcagcagcagcaagcactgcTGTCTCCAATCAACACAGGAGTTTACTCTCCAAAGGGCGTGGACAACCAGCAGTTACCTTCACACTCATCGCTGCTGCAAGCATCACTCGGGATGCCCTCCCCTGGCCGGATGTCTCCACGATGTGTCGAATCGGGCTCCCCAATGAGCTCCCACCTAGCCGCTGCTCTTGTCCAGCGGGAGAAGCAGCAGCAGACAATGAGAAGTCTCAGCTCTCGTGACCTTGGTCCTAGCGCGGCACGAGCTTCGGCTCTTGGCTCCCCTCTAAGCTCATCATggtctaagtggggatctccttCGGGGACACCAGATTGGGGCATAAATGGTGAAGAATTGGGTAAGCTCCGGCGCTCATCGTCCTTCGAGCTGAGGTCTGGTGGTGACGACCCTGATCTCTCTTGGGTGCATACACTGGTCAAGGAATCTCCACCGGAGAAGCAAGTTACTACGGCTGAATCAATTAGTTCCGTTGGACCCTCACCACTAATGCCTCCCGGCATGAACAATGGCGACGGTTCTGGCCTGAGCACCCAGCTGGATGGACACGACCAAGCCGCGGTTATAGGAGCGTTGCTTGAACAGATGCAGCTTGACCAGCAGATTGGTAGTCTAGCAACATAG